A window from Glandiceps talaboti chromosome 15, keGlaTala1.1, whole genome shotgun sequence encodes these proteins:
- the LOC144446905 gene encoding uncharacterized protein LOC144446905, translated as MVTRVPLKLRMSSLAHTIFVVVVLYLTGTNASTAEQNLQQVVFANYNKHVRPMENYSDVMVIGIGFFLTKIIDVDEKNQVVTICGITDSKWHDYQLQWDPADHDGIEKIAVPDEWIWKPTTALTNSVKDDFFVPTSGYVMIRNDGSVTSSVPTMYAFPCILDIRLFPFDTQICSVSFTTWLYDDKLARIEALDHNILSLYQINSGTEWSVESGSATVTTLYTYNPPLGFSLITFGLKMKRRPLYYVVHIIIPCMLMAMLTLLVYLLPCDCGEKMSFSVSIMISMSVFNLLVGDIMPPTSNHIPLIERYLLFNMILVCLSILAAAVVLRFHSRQKRHLQMACWVRRVFIEILPCLLMMERCKPVRSLSEENTVRPIFDQTGNNSAVDNDLGVERICKQCNMNKDKSDQGVQTLKTDVCCKILQEITNLKMKTEIDDADDEDEKNQLITISGFTKSAWYDYQLQWNPADHEGIEEVIVPEDWVWRPIVALVNSGTDDYFIPTSGVVSIHYNGTAKANSPALFTFPCNMNIRYFPFDTQTCSMTLTPWLYDDNFMQTEALPDSVVNGDLDNTEWSIESGTADISTLYSYNPLQGWSVITFTITFKRRPLYYIMNILLPCMLMAVLTLLVYLLPCDCGEKMSFSVSVLISMSVFNLLVGDIMPPSSDSVPLIVRYLLFNMTLVSFSILIATFVLRLHHRTRRHLRMAPWIKRVFIDVLPSLLMMEKCKEMKVADDKMALQPFFVPSNNGKPADKTMDIEYEEMDVMNLNKQNTNLGVQTMKTDVFHEILQEIKNLKLKTEVNEIEEEMLEDWKYVAAVVDRLLLWISLIVYVISTVALFSEADIEY; from the exons ATGGTTACCAG AGTACCATTGAAGTTGAGAATGTCATCTCTAGCTCATACCATCTTCGTCGTTGTCGTCTTGTATTTGACAG GCACAAATGCTTCCACGGCTGAACAAAATCTCCAGCAAGTGGTATTTGCTAACTACAACAAACATGTCCGCCCCATGGAAAACTATTCAGATGTCATGGTGATCGGTATTGGATTCTTTCTCACCAAGATCATAGACGTA GATGAGAAGAATCAAGTTGTTACCATCTGTGGTATTACAGACTCT AAATGGCATGATTACCAATTACAATGGGATCCTGCAGATCATGATGGAATAGAAAAGATTGCAGTCCCCGACGAGTGGATTTGGAAACCCACCACTGCTCTAACTAACAG TGTCAAGGATGACTTTTTTGTACCAACATCCGGATATGTTATGATACGCAACGATGGTTCAGTGACGAGCAGCGTACCAACAATGTACGCATTCCCCTGCATCTTGGATATCAGACTTTTCCCATTCGATACCCAAATATGTTCTGTGAGTTTCACTACCTGGCTTTACGATGACAAATTAGCCCGTATAGAGGCTTTAGATCACAATATACTAAGTTTATATCAGATAAATTCAGGTACCGAGTGGTCTGTTGAAAGTGGTAGTGCTACTGTGACGACTTTGTATACTTATAATCCGCCGCTGGGATTTTCTCTGATCACTTTCGGACTGAAAATGAAGAGAAGGCCCCTTTACTATGTGGTACACATTATTATACCTTGTATGTTGATGGCAATGTTGACTCTATTGGTATACCTGTTACCATGTGATTGCGGTGAAAAGATGTCATTCAGTGTCTCCATAATGATCTCTATGTCAGTCTTTAATCTGTTAGTTGGTGACATCATGCCTCCAACGTCTAACCACATTCCCTTGATCGAACGTTATTTACTCTTCAACATGATTTTGGTGTGCCTCTCAATCCTCGCCGCTGCCGTTGTCTTGCGTTTTCATAGCCGTCAGAAACGACATCTACAGATGGCATGTTGGGTTCGGCGGGTCTTCATTGAAATTTTACCGTGCCTGCTTATGATGGAGAGATGTAAACCTGTGAGAAGTCTGAGTGAAGAAAACACCGTTCGACCCATCTTCGATCAAACTGGAAACAACAGTGCAGTTGACAATGACTTGGGTGTGGAAAgaatatgtaaacaatgtaacatgAACAAAGACAAATCCGACCAAGGCGTGCAGACCCTGAAAACTGATGTTTGTTGTAAAATACTTCAGGAAATCACGAACTTGAAGATGAAGACCGAAATTGATGATGCTGATGACGAG GACGAGAAGAATCAACTGATTACTATTAGCGGCTTCACAAAGTCC GCATGGTACGACTACCAGTTACAATGGAATCCTGCAGATCATGAGGGTATAGAAGAAGTGATAGTTCCCGAGGATTGGGTATGGAGACCTATTGTTGCCCTCGTCAACAG TGGCACTGATGATTACTTCATACCAACATCCGGAGTAGTGTCAATTCATTATAATGGTACTGCAAAGGCCAATTCACCAGCATTATTTACATTTCCCTGTAACATGAATATAAGGTATTTTCCTTTCGATACCCAAACCTGTTCCATGACACTCACCCCCTGGCTTTATGATGACAACTTCATGCAAACAGAAGCCTTACCAGATAGTGTGGTAAATGGTGATTTAGACAACACTGAATGGTCAATAGAAAGTGGCACTGCTGACATCTCaacactgtacagttacaatCCTTTACAAGGCTGGTCTGTTATTACTTTCACAATAACTTTCAAGAGAAGACCCCTGTACTATATCATGAATATCCTTCTACCTTGTATGTTGATGGCAGTGTTGACACTATTGGTGTATCTGTTACCATGTGATTGTGGTGAAAAGATGTCATTCAGCGTCTCTGTTCTGATCTCAATGTCTGTCTTCAATCTGTTGGTTGGTGATATCATGCCTCCAAGCTCGGATTCAGTTCCACTCATCGTACGGTATTTACTCTTCAACATGACATTGGTGTCTTTCTCCATTCTCATCGCTACATTCGTTCTACGTCTTCACCATCGTACAAGGAGACACTTACGAATGGCACCTTGGATTAAACGGGTCTTCATCGACGTTTTACCATCTTTGCTGATGATGGAGAAGTGTAAAGAAATGAAGGTAGCAGACGACAAGATGGCCTTACAACCCTTCTTCGTTCCTTCAAACAATGGCAAACCTGCTGATAAAACCATGGATATAGAGTATGAGGAAATGGATGTTATGAacttaaacaaacaaaacaccaaCCTTGGAGTCCAAACCATGAAAACTGACGTATTCCACGAAATTCTGCAAGAAATAAAAAACCTGAAATTGAAGACGGAGGTTAACGAGATTGAAGAGGAG ATGTTAGAAGATTGGAAGTATGTAGCAGCCGTTGTGGACCGCTTGTTGCTGTGGATATCTCTCATCGTCTACGTCATCAGTACAGTTGCATTGTTCTCAGAAGCtgatattgaatattaa
- the LOC144446906 gene encoding neuronal acetylcholine receptor subunit beta-4-like, with translation MLILACIMVIVLQLTGSDASPAERNLQELLFTNHSKHVRPVPNFSDIMKIRLGFTLNMIMDVEWYDYQLQWNPADHDGIEEVIVPEDWVWRPNVAVANSGTDDYFIPTSGLVIIFYNGTAKANALALFTFPCNMNIRHFPFDTQTCSMTLAPWLYDDNFMQTEALPDSVVNGDLDNTEWSIESGTAEISTLYSYNPLQGWSVITFTITFKRRPLYYIMNILLPCMLMAVLTLLVYLLPCDCGEKMSFSVSVLITMSVFNLLVGDIMPPSSDSVPLIVRYLLFNMTLVSFSILIATFVLRLHHRTRRHLRMAPWIKRVFIDVLPSLLMMEKCKEMKVADDKMALQPFFIPSNNGKPADKTMDIEYEEMDVMKLNKQNINLGVQTLKTDVFHEILQEIKNLKFKTEVNEIEEEMLEDWKYVAAVVDRLLLWISLIVYVISTVALFLLEADIEY, from the exons ATGTTGATTCTTGCATGTATCATGGTTATTGTGTTACAACTGACAG GTTCTGATGCCTCGCCAGCGGAGAGAAATCTCCAGGAACTATTATTTACGAATCACTCTAAACACGTTCGACCTGTTCCGAACTTCTCAGACATCATGAAGATCAGATTGGGGTTTACACTGAACATGATAATGGATGTG GAATGGTACGACTACCAGTTACAATGGAATCCTGCAGATCATGACGGTATAGAAGAAGTGATAGTTCCCGAGGATTGGGTATGGAGACCGAATGTTGCCGTCGCCAACAG TGGCACTGATGATTACTTCATACCAACATCCGGGTTAGTAATAATTTTCTATAATGGTACAGCAAAGGCCAATGCACTAGCATTATTTACATTTCCCTGTAACATGAATATAAGGCATTTTCCCTTCGATACCCAAACCTGTTCTATGACACTCGCGCCCTGGCTTTATGATGACAACTTCATGCAAACAGAAGCCTTACCAGATAGTGTGGTAAATGGTGATTTAGACAACACTGAATGGTCAATAGAAAGTGGCACTGCTGAGATCTCaacactgtacagttacaatCCTTTACAAGGCTGGTCTGTTATCACTTTCACAATAACTTTCAAGAGAAGACCCCTGTACTATATCATGAATATCCTTCTACCTTGTATGTTGATGGCAGTGTTGACACTATTGGTGTATCTGTTACCATGTGATTGTGGTGAAAAGATGTCATTCAGCGTCTCTGTTCTGATCACAATGTCTGTCTTCAATCTGTTGGTTGGTGATATCATGCCTCCAAGCTCGGATTCAGTTCCACTCATCGTACGGTATTTACTCTTCAACATGACATTGGTGTCTTTCTCCATTCTTATCGCTACGTTCGTTCTACGTCTTCACCATCGTACAAGGAGACACTTACGAATGGCTCCTTGGATTAAACGGGTCTTCATCGACGTTTTACCATCTTTGCTGATGATGGAGAAGTGTAAAGAAATGAAGGTAGCAGACGACAAGATGGCCTTACAACCCTTCTTCATTCCTTCAAACAATGGCAAACCTGCTGATAAAACCATGGATATAGAGTATGAGGAGATGGATGTTATGAAATTGAATAAACAAAACATCAACCTTGGCGTCCAAACCCTGAAAACCGACGTATTCCACGAAATTCTGCAAGAAATAAAAAACCTGAAATTTAAGACGGAGGTTAACGAGATTGAAGAGGAG ATGTTAGAAGATTGGAAGTATGTAGCTGCCGTTGTGGACCGCTTATTGCTGTGGATATCTCTCATCGTCTACGTCATCAGCACAGTTGCATTGTTCTTATTAGAAGCtgatattgaatattaa